In one Candidatus Johnevansia muelleri genomic region, the following are encoded:
- the atpG gene encoding ATP synthase gamma chain, with the protein MIITKEIKTQIKSIESIKKITNAMEMVSASKMRRSQERMYACIPYMHKITKICKNIAINNNNNTYFINRPIKNIGYILITSDRGLCGGLNINVFKIILNDIQKMYKLNINHSFCVLGNKGIDFFKKYGGKLIATKEDIGYTPSINNIIGPVKVMLNAFNEGKIDCLMLVSNKFLNTMIQKPFLQKLLPIHFKNLKKNNQNNYIYETTNYSNLIDCIIVRYIESQVYKSIIENIACEQAARMMAMKNATENAFNIIKELKLIYNKARQAAITQEISEIVNGAAAV; encoded by the coding sequence ATGATTATAACAAAAGAAATAAAAACACAAATTAAAAGTATTGAAAGTATTAAAAAAATTACTAATGCTATGGAAATGGTATCTGCATCTAAAATGCGTAGATCACAAGAACGTATGTACGCATGTATACCTTATATGCATAAAATTACGAAAATATGTAAAAATATTGCAATTAATAATAATAATAATACATATTTTATTAATCGTCCTATAAAAAATATAGGATATATATTAATTACTAGTGATCGAGGTCTTTGTGGGGGATTAAATATTAATGTATTTAAAATTATTTTAAATGATATACAAAAGATGTATAAATTAAATATAAATCATTCATTTTGTGTATTAGGAAACAAAGGTATAGATTTTTTTAAAAAATATGGCGGTAAGTTAATAGCTACTAAAGAAGACATTGGATATACACCTAGTATAAATAATATTATTGGACCCGTTAAAGTAATGTTAAATGCTTTTAATGAAGGTAAAATTGATTGTTTGATGTTAGTTTCAAATAAATTTTTAAATACTATGATACAAAAACCTTTTTTACAAAAATTATTACCTATTCACTTTAAAAATTTAAAAAAAAATAATCAAAATAATTATATATATGAAACTACAAATTATTCTAATTTAATAGATTGTATTATAGTAAGATATATTGAATCACAAGTTTATAAATCAATTATCGAAAATATTGCTTGTGAACAAGCAGCACGTATGATGGCTATGAAAAATGCAACAGAAAATGCATTTAACATCATTAAAGAATTAAAATTAATTTATAATAAAGCTAGACAAGCAGCCATTACTCAAGAAATTTCTGAAATAGTTAATGGTGCTGCTGCTGTTTAA
- the atpA gene encoding ATP synthase subunit alpha → MQIDNSEISNIIKKRIKQGNIKYAESHNEGTIISIIDGIVSIYGLDDAMYGEMILFPGNIYGMVLNLERYSVGVIVLGDYKQLQEGMIAKCTGKILEIPVGPELVGRVVDALGNPIDNKGEIYTKVMDAVEKIAPGVISRKSVTQPIHTGLKAIDAMVPIGMGQRELIIGDRQIGKSSIAIDTIINQKYKDIICIYVAIGQKQSNIANMVSKLEEYGAMNHTIVVIAGASDPAALQYLAPYSGCTMGEYFRDRGQDALIVYDDLTKQAWAYRQISLLLKRPPGREAYPGDIFYLHSRLLERASRVSAKYVENFTNGEIKGKTGSLTALPIIETQGGDVSAYVPTNVISITDGQIFLETSMFNSGIRPAINAGLSVSRVGGSAQTNIIKKLGGHIRLSLAQYRELAAFSQFASDLDENTRKQIEHGKRVTELMKQKQFRPMSVSEIAISLFAANENFLSNISVDNILNFESKLLEYMHMEHKSLIYEINITGDYNNQIENELRKCIKKFQKIYKKCNNE, encoded by the coding sequence ATGCAAATAGATAATTCTGAAATCAGTAATATAATAAAAAAACGTATTAAACAAGGTAATATTAAATATGCAGAATCACATAATGAAGGTACTATTATTAGTATTATAGATGGTATTGTTAGTATTTATGGACTTGATGATGCAATGTATGGAGAAATGATTCTATTTCCAGGTAATATTTATGGAATGGTGCTTAATTTAGAACGTTATAGTGTAGGGGTTATTGTTTTAGGAGACTATAAACAACTTCAAGAAGGTATGATCGCAAAATGTACAGGTAAAATTTTAGAAATACCAGTAGGACCAGAATTAGTAGGTAGAGTTGTAGATGCATTAGGTAATCCTATAGATAATAAAGGTGAAATATATACTAAAGTTATGGATGCTGTAGAAAAAATTGCCCCTGGTGTTATTTCACGTAAAAGTGTAACTCAACCGATTCATACTGGTTTAAAAGCTATTGATGCAATGGTACCAATTGGTATGGGTCAGAGAGAATTAATTATAGGTGATCGTCAAATAGGTAAATCTTCAATAGCTATTGATACAATAATTAATCAAAAATATAAAGATATTATTTGTATATATGTGGCTATAGGTCAAAAACAATCAAATATTGCTAATATGGTTAGTAAACTTGAAGAATATGGTGCTATGAATCATACTATTGTGGTTATAGCAGGAGCTTCTGATCCTGCTGCTCTGCAATATTTAGCACCTTATAGTGGTTGTACTATGGGGGAATATTTTCGTGATAGAGGACAAGATGCTTTAATAGTGTATGATGATCTTACAAAACAAGCTTGGGCATATCGTCAAATTTCATTATTACTTAAACGGCCACCTGGAAGAGAAGCTTATCCAGGTGATATTTTTTATTTACATTCACGTTTACTTGAACGTGCATCAAGAGTTAGTGCTAAGTATGTTGAAAATTTTACTAATGGAGAAATTAAAGGTAAAACAGGTTCATTAACTGCACTTCCAATTATTGAAACTCAAGGTGGTGATGTATCTGCTTATGTTCCAACTAATGTAATATCAATTACTGATGGTCAAATTTTTTTAGAAACATCTATGTTTAATTCAGGAATTAGGCCTGCAATTAACGCAGGATTATCAGTATCACGTGTAGGTGGTTCTGCGCAAACTAATATAATAAAAAAATTAGGTGGACATATTAGACTTTCATTAGCACAATATCGTGAGTTAGCTGCCTTTTCTCAATTTGCATCAGATCTTGATGAAAATACTCGTAAACAAATTGAACATGGTAAACGTGTTACAGAACTAATGAAACAAAAACAATTTAGACCTATGTCTGTTTCTGAAATAGCAATATCCTTATTTGCAGCAAATGAAAATTTTCTTAGTAATATTTCTGTCGATAATATTTTAAATTTTGAATCTAAACTTCTTGAATATATGCATATGGAACATAAATCTTTAATTTATGAAATAAATATAACTGGGGATTATAATAATCAAATTGAAAATGAATTACGAAAATGTATTAAAAAATTTCAAAAAATTTATAAAAAATGTAATAATGAGTAG
- the atpD gene encoding ATP synthase subunit beta: MIRGRIIQIIGAVIDVEFSHDSIPKIYDALNIKNCNIVLEVQQQLGDGIVRTIAMGPTEKLKRNMIVYNTNSPIKVPVGIKTLGRIINVLGQPIDDGISLSEEEHMSIHRNPPKYSDQSIYNEILETGIKVIDLLCPFSKGGKIGLFGGAGVGKTVNMMELIRNIAIEHSGYSVFTGVGERTREGNDFYYEMKESNVLDKVALVYGQMNEPPGNRLRVALTGLTIAEKFRDEGNDVLLFIDNIYRFTLAGTEVSALLGRMPSAVGYQPTLAEEMGMFQERITSTNTGSITSVQAIYVPADDLTDPSPATTFAHLDATVVLSRQIAELGIYPAIDPLDSTSRQLDPLIIGEEHYNVARKVQKTLQRYKELKDIIAILGMDELSEEDKRLVARARKIQKFLSQPFFVAEIFNGIPGKYVSIKETISAFSLILNGDYDHIPEQFFYMVGNINEVIIKYNNSLKLNKL; this comes from the coding sequence ATGATTAGGGGACGTATAATACAAATTATTGGAGCAGTTATTGATGTAGAATTTTCACACGATTCTATTCCTAAAATTTATGATGCTTTAAATATAAAAAATTGTAATATTGTATTAGAAGTACAACAACAATTAGGTGATGGAATAGTACGTACAATTGCAATGGGCCCTACTGAAAAATTAAAACGGAATATGATTGTATATAACACAAATTCACCTATAAAAGTACCAGTAGGTATTAAAACTTTGGGTCGCATAATTAATGTATTAGGTCAACCAATAGATGACGGTATATCACTTTCTGAAGAAGAACATATGTCTATTCATCGTAATCCACCTAAATATTCAGACCAATCTATTTATAATGAAATATTAGAAACAGGTATTAAAGTTATTGATTTACTTTGTCCATTTTCTAAAGGTGGAAAAATTGGGTTATTTGGTGGTGCTGGGGTTGGAAAAACTGTAAATATGATGGAATTAATTCGTAATATTGCTATTGAACATTCAGGTTATTCTGTATTTACAGGTGTTGGAGAACGTACACGTGAAGGAAATGATTTTTACTATGAAATGAAAGAATCTAATGTTTTAGATAAAGTTGCATTAGTATATGGTCAGATGAATGAACCACCTGGAAATCGTTTAAGGGTAGCATTAACTGGATTAACTATTGCTGAAAAATTTAGAGATGAAGGTAATGATGTTTTATTGTTTATAGATAATATATATAGATTTACACTTGCTGGTACTGAAGTATCAGCATTACTTGGTCGTATGCCGTCTGCTGTAGGTTATCAACCTACATTGGCAGAAGAAATGGGAATGTTTCAAGAAAGAATTACATCAACTAATACAGGTTCTATTACTTCTGTACAAGCTATATATGTACCTGCTGATGATTTAACTGATCCTTCTCCTGCAACTACATTTGCTCATCTTGATGCTACAGTTGTTTTATCACGTCAAATTGCTGAATTAGGTATTTATCCAGCAATTGATCCATTAGATTCTACTTCGCGTCAATTAGATCCTTTAATTATCGGTGAAGAACATTATAATGTTGCACGTAAAGTACAAAAAACATTACAACGTTATAAAGAATTAAAAGATATAATTGCAATTTTAGGTATGGATGAATTATCTGAGGAAGATAAAAGGTTAGTAGCACGTGCAAGAAAAATTCAAAAATTTTTGTCACAGCCTTTTTTTGTAGCTGAAATATTTAATGGTATACCAGGGAAATATGTATCTATTAAAGAAACTATTAGTGCCTTTAGTTTAATTCTGAATGGTGACTATGATCATATTCCTGAACAATTTTTCTACATGGTAGGTAATATAAATGAAGTTATAATTAAATATAATAATTCTTTAAAATTGAATAAATTATGA